The Microplitis demolitor isolate Queensland-Clemson2020A chromosome 8, iyMicDemo2.1a, whole genome shotgun sequence genome has a segment encoding these proteins:
- the LOC103576782 gene encoding WD repeat and FYVE domain-containing protein 3, translating to MNIMRKLRGGSAVGGMGSSGTGSVDDCVGGSNPQHTALGLMHLKKLFSEYTHPPHPLSETEKDDKLYNMLPLFCKVFGSSPAGDMSEKFWDILAFTQQVSKLMVSEIRRRASNQSTETASCAIVKLLEIENSEESSNGWMLLSTLNLLAAGDASLIQAMTTASVPSTLVKCLYLFFDLPEMNDAEADLTDVNSEFTPRERRILLQKIFVQLLVRLCSHPYPAEELARKDDLTLLFSAITSWCPQYNVMWRKSAAEVLMTLSRHGLTQNVVSYIHNKGCIALCIDNMQRVPELAPLEVVEMFVTVFCFLKDSSEVSQMLLDDFRVCQGYIFLSEFLLKHAPSRLEQEGNAEAQDAIRNLVLMLASLTMCGHTELKPSQASMGSLFQMLGFSLPQPSNRGGSVRNIQAFQVLQSVFVKSNSSLLCCTILDAISSVYHSDNANYFILEGQNTLSQFAEKIYFKNPEIQKKFFQLLEFIVFQLNFVPCKELISLSILLKSNHSVSCSIMAMETLLNILRHNVIFKDVYREVGMLEVFVTCLHRYATLLKDKQSATDQGLEYKMCPEQERLGQLVMEALTTLLGGNVQNANVFRECTGARCAHNLVPYMECRFQALSLVRELILSAGGDDDMATLLGVMHSAPANALVLKSHILLALLTCLRESHRTRTVFRKVGGFVYVMSVLVSLEGQLGPLPHNSSEPCNDNIPERSTQDESQLLNLLHLVFQTICTAMRFEPANAKFFHLEICQSSLCDTLRLLGCFSSQTTLTECNNPVPSINYHNTWQGLFNGNVLEPSFPSEIPKSLSYACLLLRLLYDVALDVFEKPNFAAIGTRSPCHRQSSLENQKSVDSPVSGKRSTVNSLNLNPPAPEPIIVHPGIVVGMLHLLPSITDRTKPEYALALQIYIAEVIKSLVRSERNQQVMCDSGMAGELLTMGRVALQDETHPLHQPLQYIIERLAAQSLEPKDLREFLRLGDPLCCISLDDIEPNKQRGGPVPLTRIKTLVSMTTPKDFRAHGSCTLPPFVEFDMSAEGFASLYLPSIAPQSTTPPTVVSADNSVLGGIGSGDRLFPPQTGLTYSTWICVDKFSDPRTDPHCVRLLTLVRSPPSGTRDIICFAAVLSARDKAIIVSTQETQMPQSIGEWEPEGTGESGARVWCPDLLHEGQWHHIAIVLNRAVLKNSSFSLYLDGQHIQSQKLHYITQTPGGGAANLTVASPVYGYVGTPPCWRRYSKLTWKQGPCHLVEEVFNSQNILTLFKLGPHYMGSMQAPQFIGPEPLSSLLSEEKVVFGLNAKAMSQLTLAKIRKVYSRADTKSIAKQLGMSSHENATPIRVLHNSAGHLSGPARALGGVVVGYLGVRVFNPRPVATTIDNVGGCSVLLGLIAMAQDVESLYAAVKALVCVVRSNQAAQQEMDRRRGYQTLAMLLRRKCPLLNSHILHLTFSLVGTVDSGRETSAIPNVTAFQDLLCDLQVWHEAPGELLRSLLEHLYELVAESNEKRTNLRLMRDLQLVHKLLHILSEVKQNSTRQVLLALLSILLAQPRQADLLWFGQFIVATLPLVSEKHLVPRENEGPKEGEGESILLRNRCLQLLHSLLFNGSKVNATMCDELAKVLGLDWVLLFLQSGLHSTTIVWGLRILVAVCSVQSILQKFKEGSSNSGWLRHTDHNKMAMALGCQQQTSTGEVKPIGLNVPGFQHLGWLLPQHVDLVPELYFLFIGLMLVQPIKLLPADSKLELDNIWNFMFGVPANHSLSSFNGKINLCPDAVVVLLAMVRTMLNMHFNNPDSLPEWLTEYPVTIIQFLFFLYHNFTDFMPVFMSAEVLGALAGTLFPKPITGSQDSSGASTPADEQEPVLVRSPSKDIGLTNHPARKFVMDFLRVIVVDSLSLPVTAKSPPAIDLVLEAWPEYASTGQQTRYQTEILSILMEHLLAADVLIGEQAALPVVPGGSVNNITNNVCYVTARIVDKLWQGALTKDPHEVFDFIVKLIGQAKRRPGAVSMEGLHHCLNRTILFLLSRATDSIADQMAVLEALHKLTTHRLLVFGAGNHELEFISCLTYCLLQLTADIKIMLDTNMKTTWHVNPQVESSDDRLTSHQGHNLMAVAATRVWEELYACKKPAIEEVFKISLPAPVGNERAPDLSSVRDLVHEQATRLWLNYVVLERKASYRVPWELHNQIQSKIQKVTGGLTRLASRTKVRKEESVRPRLRLHHSAVAQWTEQHVGLVRELAATRKLQQQQTYQHTQRYVYQEWLQTETELTRERGLWGPPTPTVLDKWMLDMTEGPCRMRKKMMKNDLFYIHYPYRPELDHPDNKQLKYKVATSMDSKEYYLKQLGNSSGMFERERDPVIDDTPLAMHEGSTESEPPMVPCTLERHASEPDEAPEDNEQEEENNQAVPDNQTLLRLLEEHEKISHMFRCARIQGLDTTEGLLLFGKEHFYVIDGFTLLKSREIRDIESLPDAYEPILPSPGSPRRSRAMRQCSKFNYEDIREVHKRRYLLQPMALEVFSGDGRNYLLAFPRKVRNKVYQRFMTFATAIADSAHQSVAGQKRTANVEQATGLLSNLIGETSVTQRWVRGEISNFQYLMHLNTLAGRSYNDLMQYPIFPWILADYDSEEIDFNDPASFRDFTRPMGAQSPERLLQFKKRYKEWDDPHGETPPYHYGTHYSSAMIVCSYLVRMEPFTQHFLRLQGGHFDLADRMFNSIKEAWSSASKHNMADVKELIPEFFYLPEFLINSNHFDLGSKQSGVQLGDIVLPPWAKQDPREFIRVHRLALESDYVSQNLHHWIDLIFGYKQNGPAAVDAVNVFHHLFYEGNVDIYTIDDPLKKNATIGFINNFGQIPKQLFKKPHPCKKMTVRTSVIDPGPITPGLSITATDKLFFHNLDNLKPSLQPIKELKGPVGQILHIDKTVSAVEQNKTLIPPSFNKYVAWGFADHSLRIGNYDSEKAIFVCEAMMQSNGEIVACVCPSSKLIVTAGTSSVVTVWEYSKRQLSIKQCLYGHTEAVTCLSSSPAYNVIVSGSRDGTAIIWDLSRCLFVRQLRGHAGPVAAVAINDLTGDIATCAATWLHVWSINGEELASVNTCVGRADRMQQILCVAFSQTHEWDSQNVIMTGSTDGVARMWSMDYVQVPAEEEKPEEAADKSAVKKQPSTEEERTQSTKKRVHELVKQMSISAEESSLMMKSGSESSLSEAETLKEASRLHEEKEECSDNESSNSSINKLCPKNSQSPTVVMRRKSRGNPMFRKSEGGGRADSEVIQAHDSSHNVSNDSDSALRTSKSDTSLTDSFVMVNESDTKPRRINPQNILRDGFKWQRQLVFRSKLTMHTAYDRKDNAEPASITALAVSKDHKTVYVGDTRGRVFSWSVCEQPGRTVADHWLKDEGADSCVGCGVRFNLYERRHHCRNCGQVFCSKCSRFESKISRLGILKPVRVCQGCFSQLRSQGSTDSNNT from the exons ATGAATATCATGCGTAAATTACGAGGGGGAAGTGCAGTTGGAGGTATGGGTTCCAGTGGAACTGGAAGTGTTGATGACTGTGTGGGCGGTAGTAATCCTCAGCATACGGCACTAGGTCTTATGCAcctaaagaaattattttctgaatACACTCACCCGCCGCATCCGCTGTCGGAGACCGAGAAAGATGATAAGCTTTATAATATGTTGCCATTGTTTTGCAAG gtcTTTGGGTCTAGTCCTGCTGGAGATATGAGCGAGAAATTCTGGGATATATTGGCTTTTACGCAGCAAGTGTCCAAGCTGATGGTGTCGGAGATAAGAAGACGGGCGAGCAATCAGAGTACTGAGACCGCCAGCTGTGCGatagttaaattattagagATTGAAAATAGTGAGGAGTCGAGTAACGGGTGGATGTTGCTGTCgacgttaaatttattagccGCTGGTGACGCGTCGTTGATACAAGCGATGACAACGGCTTCAGTGCCATCGACACTTGTCAAGTGTCtgtatttgttttttgatttACCTGAAATGAATGACGCAGAAGCGGATCTCACTGATGTTAATAGTGAATTTACCCCACGGGAACGCAGAATattgctacaaaaaatatttgtacaaTTACTGGTGCGGCTTTGTAGCCACCCGTATCCAGCAGAAGAACTGGCACGGAAAGATGATTTAACGTTATTATTCTCGGCGATAACTAGCTGGTGCCCGCAGTACAATGTCATGTGGCGTAAAAGCGCTGCTGAAGTATTGATGACATTATCACGACATGGACTCACTCAAAATGTCGTATCTTATATTCATAACAAAGGATGTATAGCGCTTTGCATTGACAATATGCAACGTGTACCTGAACTAGCTCCGCTTGAAGTTGTTGAAATGTTTGTAACGGTATTTTGTTTTCTAAAAGACTCTAGCGAAGTATCACAAATGCTTTTGGATGATTTTCGCGTTTGTCAAggatatattttcttatcagAATTTCTACTTAAACACGCACCTTCGCGGCTCGAACAAGAGGGAAACGCCGAGGCGCAAGACGCTATCAGGAATTTGGTATTGATGTTGGCTTCGCTGACAATGTGCGGACACACTGAATTGAAACCGAGTCAAGCAAGTATGGGCTCGTTGTTTCAAATGTTAGGGTTTTCTCTGCCACAGCCAAGCAATCGAGGCGGCAGTGTCAGAAATATTCAAGCATTCCAAGTACTACAATCTGTATTCGTCAAGTCTAACTCGTCACTTTTGTGCTGCACTATACTCGACGCCATATCCAGTGTTTATCACAGTGACaatgctaattattttatactagaAGGACAAAATACCCTATCACAGTTtgctgaaaaaatatattttaaaaatcctgagatacaaaaaaaattctttcaattATTAGAGTTTATAGTATTTCAGCTTAACTTTGTGCCTTGCAAAGAACTCATATCCCTATCAATTCTTCTCAAGTCTAATCACTCGGTCAGTTGCAGTATAATGGCGATGGAGACGCTGCTGAATATTCTGCGACACAACGTGATATTCAAGGACGTGTACAGAGAAGTAGGAATGCTGGAAGTGTTTGTTACTTGTTTGCATCGTTACGCGACGCTGCTTAAGGACAAGCAGTCGGCAACTGACCAGGGCTTGGAGTACAAAATGTGCCCGGAGCAAGAGCGTCTTGGTCAGCTGGTGATGGAAGCTCTTACAACTCTACTGGGCGGCAATGTGCAGAATGCAAATGTTTTTCGAGAGTGTACTGGAGCTCGATGTGCCCACAATCTCGTTCCCTACATGGAGTGTAGGTTTCAGGCACTGAGTCTCGTCAGAGAACTTATTCTCAGCGCCGGTGGAGATGACGACATGGCAACTCTGCTTGGTGTGATGCACTCGGCACCTGCGAACGCCCTGGTTCTCAAGTCTCACATACTCCTGGCACTTCTTACATGTTTACGAGAGTCCCATCGCACTCGAACTGTTTTTCGTAAAGTTGGGGGTTTTGTTTACGTAATGTCAGTACTCGTTTCTCTTGAAGGCCAACTAGGACCACTGCCACACAATTCTTCAGAACCTTGTAACGATAACATTCCAGAAAGAAGTACACAAGATGAATCACAACTTCTTAATCTACTTCATCTTGTCTTTCAGACAATTTGTACTGCTATGAGATTTGAACCAGCAAatgctaaattttttcatttagaaATATGTCAATCTAGTTTATGTGATACTCTACGACTACTTGGTTGTTTTTCATCTCAAACTACACTTACTGAGTGTAATAATCCAGTGCCGTCAATAAATTATCACAATACCTGGCAAGGTTTGTTCAATGGAAATGTTCTGGAACCGTCATTTCCAAGTGAAATACCAAAGAGTCTTTCGTACGCGTGTTTATTGCTAAGATTGCTCTACGACGTAGCGCTTGATGTCTTTGAAAAGCCAAACTTTGCAGCCATTGGCACAAGATCACCGTGCCATAGACAATCCAGCTTGGAGAACCAAAAGTCTGTTGACTCTCCAGTGAGTGGAAAACGTTCAACTGTCAATTCACTGAATTTAAATCCCCCTGCACCAGAGCCAATTATTGTCCATCCAGGTATTGTTGTAGGGATGCTTCACCTGTTGCCTTCAATAACTGACCGAACAAAACCAGAGTATGCTCTGGCTCTTCAGATTTACATTGCTGAAGTAATTAAGAGTCTCGTGCGCTCGGAACGGAATCAACAAGTCATGTGCGACTCTGGAATGGCTGGAGAATTATTAACTATGGGCAGAGTTGCGTTGCAAGATGAAACTCATCCGCTCCATCAACCTCTTCAGTACATAATTGAACGTCTGGCAGCTCAGTCATTAGAGCCAAAAGATTTACGTGAATTTTTACGACTCGGTGATCCACTTTGTTGCATTTCGCTGGACGATATAGAGCCAAACAAACAACGTGGGGGACCAGTTCCTTTGACGCGTATCAAAACTCTTGTGTCAATGACAACACCAAAAGACTTTAGAGCTCACGGGTCGTGTACTCTGCCGCCATTCGTTGAGTTTGACATGAGCGCTGAAGGATTTGCGAGTCTTTATCTTCCTAGTATCGCACCGCAGAGCACAACTCCACCGACAGTAGTCTCTGCTGACAACAGCGTACTGGGTGGCATTGGTTCAGGTGATCGGTTGTTCCCACCCCAAACTGGACTTACATACAGCACATGGATATGTGTCGACAAATTCAGCGACCCACGAACAGATCCTCACTGTGTGAGACTTTTAACTTTGGTACGGAGTCCACCCTCGGGTACTCGAGACATAATTTGTTTTGCTGCTGTCTTGAGTGCTAGAGATAAAGCTATTATTGTTTCAACACAAGAAACTCAGATGCCGCAGAGTATTGGAGAATGGGAACCCGAAGGCACTGGAGAAAGTGGAGCACGAGTTTGGTGTCCCGATTTACTTCACGAGGGACAATGGCATCATATAGCTATTGTATTGAATCGCGCAGTTctgaaaaattcaagtttttctcTCTACTTGGACGGCCAACATATTCAAAGTCAAAAACTTCATTACATCACACAAACACCTGGCGGAGGGGCTGCTAATTTGACCGTAGCATCGCCTGTTTATGGTTACGTCGGTACACCTCCATGCTGGAGACGTTACTCAAAGTTGACTTGGAAACAAGGACCTTGTCATTTAGTTGAAGAGGTTTTCAACTCACAAAATATACTTACGTTATTTAAATTGGGCCCTCACTATATGGGAAGTATGCAAGCACCTCAATTCATCGGACCTGAACCTCTGTCTTCTCTGCTGTCGGAAGAAAAAGTTGTATTTGGATTGAATGCCAAAGCCATGTCACAACTAACGCTAGCAAAAATACGAAAAGTCTACAGTAGAGCAGATACTAAGTCAATAGCCAAGCAACTTGGCATGTCTTCTCATGAAAATGCAACTCCGATACGCGTTCTCCACAACTCTGCTGGTCATCTCAGTGGACCAGCTCGAGCTCTCGGAGGAGTCGTGGTTGGTTATCTAGGCGTGCGAGTTTTTAATCCACGTCCAGTTGCCACGACAATTGACAACGTAGGAGGATGCTCAGTGTTACTGGGTCTCATTGCCATGGCTCAGGATGTCGAGTCTCTGTACGCGGCAGTAAAAGCTCTGGTGTGCGTCGTGAGATCAAATCAAGCTGCGCAACAAGAAATGGATCGTCGTCGAGGTTACCAGACTCTAGCCATGTTACTAAGAAGAAAATGTCCTCTACTAAACAGTCACATTCTTCATTTGACATTCAGTCTAGTGGGTACTGTTGACAGCGGACGTGAGACCAGCGCCATTCCCAATGTCACTGCATTCCAAGACTTGCTCTGTGATTTACAAGTGTGGCATGAAGCTCCCGGTGAGTTACTTCGTTCTTTATTAGAGCACTTGTATGAATTAGTAGCTGAGTCTAATGAAAAACGAACCAACCTAAGACTGATGCGGGATCTACAGTTGgttcataaattattacatattttaagtGAAGTCAAGCAGAACTCAACGCGACAAGTTCTTCTAGCGCTGCTGAGTATCTTGCTGGCACAGCCACGTCAAGCGGATCTTTTGTGGTTCGGTCAATTTATCGTCGCTACATTGCCTCTGGTATCAGAAAAACATTTAGTTCCACGTGAAAATGAAGGCCCGAAAGAAGGTGAAggcgaaagtattttactACGCAACAGATGTCTTCAGTTATTACACTCGCTATTGTTTAATGGATCCAAAGTAAATGCAACAATGTGCGATGAATTAGCGAAAGTTCTTGGTTTGGACTGGGTTCTATTGTTTTTACAATCAGGTCTACACAGTACAACTATTGTGTGGGGATTAAGGATACTCGTAGCTGTTTGTTCAGTCCAATCGATACTTCAAAAGTTCAAAGAGGGATCGAGTAATAGTGGCTGGTTACGACACACTGATCATAATAAAATGGCAATGGCCTTGGGGTGTCAGCAACAAACTTCAACTGGTGAAGTAAAGCCAATAGGTTTAAATGTACCGGGATTCCAACATCTCGGCTGGCTACTTCCTCAACACGTAGATCTTGTTCCCGAACTCTACTTTCTTTTTATTGGGCTCATGTTAGTCCAGCCAATAAAATTACTGCCAGCTGACTCTAAATTAGAACTTGATAATATCTGGAATTTTATGTTTGGCGTACCAGCAAATCATTCATTGTCATCTttcaatggaaaaataaatttatgtccGGATGCTGTTGTTGTGCTTCTAGCTATGGTTCGCACTATGCTTAATATGCACTTTAATAATCCAGACAGCTTACCCGAGTGGCTTACTGAGTATCCAGTGacaataatacaatttttattttttctctatcacaATTTCACAGATTTTATGCCAGTATTTATGTCAGCTGAAGTCTTGGGCGCTTTGGCGGGTACATTGTTCCCAAAACCTATTACTGGAAGTCAAGACAGCAGTGGAGCAAGTACTCCAGCGGATGAACAGGAGCCAGTGCTGGTGAGATCACCATCTAAGGACATCGGGTTAACGAATCACCCGGCAAGGAAATTTGTCATGGATTTCCTACGAGTTATTGTCGTAGATTCCCTGTCTCTTCCAGTGACAGCTAAATCTCCACCGGCGATAGATCTAGTGTTAGAAGCCTGGCCAGAGTACGCGTCAACTGGTCAACAGACGCGTTACCAAACAGAAATATTGTCAATTTTAATGGAACATCTTTTAGCTGCCGATGTATTGATCGGCGAACAAGCAGCATTGCCTGTAGTTCCTGGCGGCTCTGTTAATAATATAACTAATAATGTTTGCTATGTTACAGCGAGAATTGTTGACAAACTGTGGCAAGGAGCATTGACCAAAGACCCGCATGAAGTCTTTGACTTTATTGTTAAACTTATTGGTCAAGCTAAAAGGCGACCCGGGGCCGTCAGCATGGAAGGTCTTCATCATTGTTTAAATagaacaatattatttttgttgtcacGAGCAACAGATTCAATTGCTGATCAAATGGCTGTTTTGGAAGCTCTGCATAAATTGACAACTCACAGATTACTTGTATTTGGTGCTGGGAATCATGAACTGGAATTTATCAGCTGTTTGACCTACTGTCTTCTTCAGCTTACTgctgacattaaaataatgctAGACACAAATATGAAAACTACTTGGCATGTTAATCCTCAGGTTGAGTCAAGTGATGACCGACTGACGTCTCATCAAGGGCACAATCTTATGGCAGTAGCGGCAACAAGAGTCTGGGAAGAATTGTACGCATGTAAAAAACCAGCTATCGAGgaagtattcaaaatttcgttGCCAGCTCCAGTCGGCAATGAACGTGCACCAGATTTATCGAGTGTACGTGATCTTGTTCATGAACAAGCCACCAGACTTTGGCTTAATTACGTTGTCTTGGAACGCAAAGCTTCATACAGAGTACCCTGGGAGCTTCATAATCAGATTCAGTCGAAAATACAAAAAGTAACTGGTGGATTGACACGATTAGCAAGTCGCACAAAAGTACGGAAAGAAGAGTCTGTAAGACCGAGACTGAGGCTTCATCACAGCGCAGTTGCTCAGTGGACAGAGCAACATGTCGGGTTGGTAAGAGAATTGGCTGCTACTCGTAAGCTTCAGCAGCAGCAAACTTATCAGCATACCCAGCGATATGTTTATCAAGAATGGCTGCAGACTGAAACTGAATTGACTCGCGAACGCGGACTCTGGGGTCCGCCGACTCCAACTGTTCTGGACAAATGGATGCTGGACATGACAGAGGGGCCGTGTAGAATGCGCAAGAAGATGATGAAAAATGATCTGTTTTATATTCACTATCCTTATCGACCAGAGTTGGATCATCCTGATAACAAACAACTCAAGTATAAGGTAGCCACGAGTATGGACAGTaaagaatattatttgaaGCAACTTGGTAATTCATCAGGTATGTTTGAACGTGAACGGGATCCAGTTATTGACGATACTCCTTTAGCTATGCACGAAGGATCAACTGAAAGTGAACCACCGATGGTACCTTGCACGCTGGAACGTCACGCAAGCGAACCTGATGAAGCGCCAGAAGATAACGAACAAGAGGAAGAAAATAATCAAGCTGTTCCTGATAATCAGACACTGCTAAGACTGCTTGAAGAGCATGAAAAAATCAGCCACATGTTTAGATGTGCCAGGATCCAGGGTTTAGATACCACAGAAGGTCTTTTATTGTTTGGCAAAGAACACTTTTATGTTATTGATGGATTTACGCTGCTTAAGTCCCGTGAGATCAGAGACATTGAGAGTCTACCGGATGCTTATGAACCGATACTGCCTTCGCCTGGTTCACCAAGAAGATCTCGAGCCATGAGACAGTGTTCGAAATTCAATTATGAAGACATCAGAGAAGTTCACAAAAGAAGATATTTACTACAGCCCATGGCACTTGAGGTATTCAGTGGTGACGgtagaaattatttactagCATTCCCAAGAAAAGTACGGAACAAAGTCTACCAAAGATTCATGACATTTGCAACGGCGATTGCTGACAGCGCTCATCAGTCAGTGGCAGGACAAAAGAGAACAGCTAATGTTGAGCAAGCTACTGGATTACTTTCGAATCTTATTGGCGAGACTTCGGTGACTCAGCGATGGGTAAGAGGAGAAATATCAAACTTCCAGTATTTGATGCATTTAAATACTTTGGCTGGACGAAGTTACAATGACTTGATGCAGTATCCGATATTTCCTTGGATATTAGCAGACTACGACAGTGaagaaattgattttaatgatCCGGCGTCTTTTAGAGATTTCACTCGACCTATGGGAGCACAGAGCCCCGAAAGattgttacaatttaaaaagagATACAAAGAATGGGATGATCCTCATGGTGAAACTCCACCTTATCACTATGGAACTCACTACTCGTCGGCAATGATCGTTTGTTCTTATTTAGTAAGAATGGAGCCTTTTACCCAGCATTTCTTGCGGCTTCAAGGCGGTCACTTTGATCTTGCTGATAGAATGTTTAACAGCATCAAAGAAGCGTGGTCGTCAGCTTCCAAACACAATATGGCTGATGTCAAAGAGCTTATTCCCGAGTTCTTTTATCTTCCCGAGTTTCTTATCAACTCCAATCACTTTGATTTGGGTTCCAAGCAGAGTGGAGTCCAATTAGGCGACATTGTGCTCCCGCCTTGGGCAAAGCAGGATCCTCGTGAGTTTATCAGAGTCCATCGGCTGGCATTAGAAAGCGACTACGTCTCCCAAAATTTGCATCACTGGATAGATCTTATATTTGGCTACAAACAAAACGGGCCTGCAGCCGTCGACGCAGTCAATGTATTCCACCATTTGTTCTACGAAGGCAACGTTGACATCTACACCATAGACGATCCGCTAAAAAAGAACGCAACAATTggattcataaataattttggacAAATACCTAAACAGCTATTTAAAAAACCCCAtccatgtaaaaaaatgactgTAAGAACGAGTGTTATTGACCCAGGACCAATAACTCCGGGTTTAAGTATCACAGcaacagataaattatttttccataatcTAGACAATCTAAAGCCTTCATTGCAGCCCATTAAAGAGCTGAAAGGTCCAGTAGGACAAATATtacatattgataaaacaGTATCAGCTgttgaacaaaataaaacactTATTCCTCCTtcgtttaataaatatgtagcCTGGGGTTTTGCTGATCATTCATTGAGAATAGGTAATTATGACAGTGAAAAAGCAATATTTGTTTGTGAAGCAATGATGCAAAGCAACGGAGAAATAGTTGCTTGTGTTTGTCCGTCTTCCAAATTGATTGTCACAGCAGGAACAAGTTCTGTTGTTACAGTATGGGAGTACTCTAAACGTCAATTGTCAATAAAACAATGTCTGTATGGTCATACGGAAGCAGTAACCTGTCTTTCATCAAGTCCTGCTTACAATGTGATTGTGTCTGGGTCACGTGATGGTACGGCAATAATCTGGGATTTGTCCCGGTGTCTTTTTGTACGACAGCTAAGAGGTCATGCTGGTCCTGTAGCAGCTGTGGCTATAAACGATCTCACTGGTGACATTGCCACCTGTGCAGCAACTTGGCTCCACGTTTGGAGCATCAATGGCGAAGAATTAGCGAGTGTCAATACGTGTGTGGGTCGTGCTGACAGAATGCAACAGATTTTGTGTGTCGCGTTCAGTCAAACACACGAGTGGGACTCGCAAAATGTAATAATGACTGGTTCCACTGATGGTGTTGCTCGAATGTGGTCAATGGACTATGTCCAGGTGCCTGCTGAAGAAGAAAAACCCGAAGAAGCAGCTGACAAGTCAGCAGTGAAGAAACAGCCTAGTACTGAAGAAGAGAGAACACAGAGTACCAAGAAGAGAGTTCATGAACTGGTCAAACAAATGAGTATATCTGCTGAAGAGTCAAGTCTGATGATGAAAAGTGGCTCGGAGAGCAGTTTATCTGAAGCTGAAACTCTGAAGGAAGCTTCACGTCTTcatgaagaaaaagaagagtGCTCGGATAATGAATCGAGTAATagttcaattaataaattatgtccAAAAAATTCACAATCGCCGACTGTAGTGATGAGGCGGAAGAGTCGGGGGAATCCGATGTTTAGAAAAAGTGAAGGAGGTGGTAGAGCAGACAGTGAAGTTATTCAGGCTCACGACTCATCTCACAATGTTAGCAATGATTCTGATAGTGCATTGAGGACTAGTAAAAGCGATACCAGCTTGACTGATAGTTTTGTTATGGTTAATGAATCAGATACTAAACCACGCAGGATCAACCCACAAAATATTCTTAGAGATGGATTCAAGTGGCAGAGGCAGCTGGTGTTTAGAAGTAAACTAACAATGCATACAGCCTATGATCGGAAAGACAATGCAGAGCCTGCTTCGATAACAGCATTGGCGGTGTCGAAAGATCACAAAACAGTTTACGTGGGTGATACTAGGGGTCGAGTGTTCTCGTGGAGTGTTTGCGAGCAACCTGGACGAACTGTCGCTGATCATTGGCTTAAAGACGAGGGCGCTGATTCCTGTGTCGGTTGCGGAGTGAGATTTAATCTCTATGAGAGACGACACCATTGTCGCAATTGCGGACAAGTATTCTGTTCAAA GTGCAGTAGGTTCGAGTCGAAAATATCGAGACTGGGAATTCTAAAACCTGTCAGAGTATGCCAGGGATGCTTTTCACAACTAAGATCCCAAGGATCAACTGACAGTAATAACACTTAA